From the genome of Chlamydiales bacterium STE3:
AACATTTCAAACAAACAATATGCAATTATTTGTCGATCTCGATCGCTATAAAGCCCGCTCTTACGGTGTGGGAATCGCCGACATTTTTCAAACATTACAAGTCCTCCTCGGATCCCTTTACGTAAACGATTTTAATAAATTTGGCAGGACTTTTCGCGTGACTGCTCAAGCAGAACCTAATTACCGTTATAAGATTGACGATATCGGTGAAGTCTATGTCAGATCCGCTAATGGAGAAATGATCCCGATGAAGTCTTTAGTGACCTTAAAATACGTCTCAGGCCCTACATTAATCAGCCGATTTAACGGTTTCAATGGGGCGAGAATCTTGGGCCACGCTGCCCCTGGCTATAGCTCAGGACAAGCTATGGACACAATGGAAGAGATTGCCAGAAAAATTTTACCCCAAGGGATGACTTTTGCTTGGAGCGGTGAGTCCTATCAAGAAAAAGCCACAGGAGGGACAGCCAGCTCAGTGTTGCTCGGTGGAATTGTGGTCGTCTTTTTAGTTCTAGCTGCTTTATATGAAAAATGGTCTTTACCTTTTGCTATCATTCTTGCCGTTCCCCTTGGTCTATTTGGCGCTTTTGTCGCTGTTTTGTTAAGTGGAACTTCTAATGATGTCTACTTCCAAGTGGGACTTGTCACCCTCATCGCCCTATCCGCAAAGAATGCAATTCTCATCGTGGAATTTGCTGTCATTAAACGCAATGAGGGAATGCCTATTATTGAGGCGGCGTTAGAGGCTGCAAGATTGCGTTTTAGGGCTATTTTAATGACTTCGCTCACCTTCATTTTCGGGGTTGTTCCGCTTGTCATCAGCTCGGGAGCTGGAGCCAACAGCCGCCACTCTGTCGGTACGGGCGTTCTTGGCGGTATGATCAGTGCCACCTTCTTTGCCGTATTCTTTGTGCCTTTTTTTTATAGGATTATAGAAGAATTAACAGAAAAATTCCAATCGCGTAAGAAGGGCCATGAGAAAAAAATTTAACCAGTCTATAGCTTTAGTCTTTCTCCTTCTTTCTCTCCACTCTTGCGTTCTTTATCCGCGCTACCAAAGAACCATCGATGGCTTACCTGAATCTTGGAGGGTGGAAAGTGCCACGACGTCAATAATTGCCAATTTTAACTGGTGGCAGCAGTTCGATGATCCTGTCTTAAATGTACTCATTTGTGAAGCTCTTGAATACAATAAAGATCTTCGTATCGCCATTGCACGCGTTTACGAATTTTATGCAGCTTATGGAATTGCACAGTCCGCTTTGCTGCCTGAACTGACAGGTTCTGGGTATTTTCAACGCCAAGAACTTTCTTTAGAATCTCTAGGAGCAAATGGATTAACTCCCGCACAAATCTTGCGCACTTACAATACCTATAATGTTTTCCTAAACTTAAATTATGAGCTAGATTTTTTTGGTCGCATTCGCAGCTTAACAGATGCAGCTCTCCATGATTATTTAAGCCAAATTGATGCGCGAAGAAGTGTCATCCTCACCTTAATTACCTCTCTTGCCAAAGCCTATATTCAGTTGCGACAATTTGATATGCAATTGCAGATCTCTCAAGAAACCTATCAATCACGTCTTGACTCATACGAGCTTGCTGTTTTGCGTTTCGAAGGCGGATTGACATCAGAAATTGAAGTGAAACAAGCACAATCTGAAGTGGATGTAGCTCTAACTCAGGTTAAACAGCTAGAGATTCAAATCCCTCAACAAGAAAATCTCATTAGCATACTGGTCGGAAAAAATCCTCAAAGTATTACGCGCGGGCGCACACTCGATTCTTTAGCTTTGCCTGGAACAATTCCAGCGGGTATTCCTTCAGAGATCTTAGAGCAACGACCTGACATTATGCAGGCTGAGCAACAGTTGTTAGCAGCAAATGCACGCATTGGCGAGGCTAGAGCGCAATTCTTTCCTTTACTTAAACTGACCGGCTCCTATGGCAGCATTAGCTTAGAGCTCAGCAAGCTTTTTACGGATGGAGCAGCTCAGTGGAATTACATGCTTTCGTTCCTTCAGCCGCTCTTTAATGCTAACAGGCTCACCTATCAGGTAGATGCTGCTGAAATGCGCAAATTGCAAGCGCTTTACCGATATCAGCAAACCGTCCAAAATGCCTTTAGAGAGGTCAATGACACCCTTATTGCCCATAAGAAAACAATTGAGCTTATCGCCGTGCAGAAACATCGCGCGCAAGTGCTCAAGGAATACCTTGATTTGGCAAAATTACAATATGACAATGGGCAAACCGACTACCTTAACGTCTTAGATGCGGAAAGAAACCTCTTTTCTGCGGAACTCGATCTAGCTCAAGTACAAAGCGATGGTTTAATCACATTCATTAATGTCTATGGAGCTCTTGGAGGAGGATGGGTCATCGCTGCTGATCAGGTGAAAATCTCAAGTCCTTAATCACCCACAACAAAAACTAGACAGCCTAAAAATAAAGATGCTATCTTTTAATCTTTAAATTAAAGGTGGTTCTATGCGTACCCTTTTCACACAAATGTTTTTTATTTTAACCTGTCTTTCCTTTTTTTCCTTAAAGAGTGAAGAAAGGATCCAAAGTGGGATTAAAGGAGTTACCTTCCCAAAAGAGATTTCTTTTTCTCATGAAGCAGAGACCTATCAACTAGAACTCACAGGAATGGCAATCCGTAAAAAATTTTTCGTTAAAGTGTATTGCATTGCGAGCTACATCGAAAAAACTGCTTTTACTAGGGAAAACTTACTCAGAGAAATTTTAAATGACCGTTGGGCAAAGCAGCTGACAATCCAATGGATTCATGATGGAGCTTTAGATAAAGTCAAGCAAGGGTACTTAGATTCCTTTCAAAGCTCTCTTACCTCCTCTTTGTGGACAGAACTGCAACCTGAGATTGCCCAATATCTATCCTATTTCAAAAAGGATGTGAAAGAAGGCGATACACATATTTTAAGATGGTTGCCAGGAGGGAAGATCGAGGTAATTATTAATGACAGCCTCGTAGGTAAACTAGAAAATCCCACTTTTGCCAAAGCCTTGTGGGGATTATGGTTTTCTTCCAATCGTTTCGTCAATCGGGACGATCTATTATCTATTAAATAGAGGATGTTTCTTAAAAAGAGCTCCTAAGGAAGCAGGAAATTTTGCGCGCAAAGAACCTTAAAATGGCTTCTTAAACCATCACCTAGTTTTTCATTGGCTTTTTAAAAGGCAAATTGGGATGATTGGAGGCTATCAGATCTCTTGCATAACTTCC
Proteins encoded in this window:
- a CDS encoding Outer membrane protein OprM (Product derived from UniProtKB/Swiss-Prot:Q51487;Gene name derived from UniProtKB/Swiss-Prot:Q51487) → MRKKFNQSIALVFLLLSLHSCVLYPRYQRTIDGLPESWRVESATTSIIANFNWWQQFDDPVLNVLICEALEYNKDLRIAIARVYEFYAAYGIAQSALLPELTGSGYFQRQELSLESLGANGLTPAQILRTYNTYNVFLNLNYELDFFGRIRSLTDAALHDYLSQIDARRSVILTLITSLAKAYIQLRQFDMQLQISQETYQSRLDSYELAVLRFEGGLTSEIEVKQAQSEVDVALTQVKQLEIQIPQQENLISILVGKNPQSITRGRTLDSLALPGTIPAGIPSEILEQRPDIMQAEQQLLAANARIGEARAQFFPLLKLTGSYGSISLELSKLFTDGAAQWNYMLSFLQPLFNANRLTYQVDAAEMRKLQALYRYQQTVQNAFREVNDTLIAHKKTIELIAVQKHRAQVLKEYLDLAKLQYDNGQTDYLNVLDAERNLFSAELDLAQVQSDGLITFINVYGALGGGWVIAADQVKISSP
- a CDS encoding hypothetical protein (Product derived from UniProtKB/Trembl:F8LDX1): MRTLFTQMFFILTCLSFFSLKSEERIQSGIKGVTFPKEISFSHEAETYQLELTGMAIRKKFFVKVYCIASYIEKTAFTRENLLREILNDRWAKQLTIQWIHDGALDKVKQGYLDSFQSSLTSSLWTELQPEIAQYLSYFKKDVKEGDTHILRWLPGGKIEVIINDSLVGKLENPTFAKALWGLWFSSNRFVNRDDLLSIK